A stretch of Nilaparvata lugens isolate BPH chromosome 12, ASM1435652v1, whole genome shotgun sequence DNA encodes these proteins:
- the LOC111056543 gene encoding protein daughter of sevenless, translated as MSNRSDSLEVVHEGWLTKSPPTKRIWRARWRRRWFVLRHSGELPGQYFLYYYTDRNCRKLKGQIDLDQCEQVDAGLRFENRKQKYQYMFVVKTPKRTYYLATETELEMNKWVDCICQVCGLRAFLNEENNCYEYGGHEQEDEPSIAEESSQNAESPPVSPTSTASGPYIPLNECFTGKLPLANGDEFYDAPRKLQPPPNLELRVSESSTPPLQSPVTDAESVFTDEEWVNNTQMKPPVNWKTFPKPSDSSLEGDVVPRSATLATVAKRFTRVLTEDEVVGVLPVAPPRPPKPSHLSPPDPNDHNYLNLENCVEVGEQVGGGVTDDMYDFPRTHNVQVDGSLQNAPVAQKRNCYTNYSTNKSNGGTVFRYDFDHHHQPQSLDASEPVSPNVSESSSTAAAQYSNLPSPLTPSLPTPPPGGGNGGFVVPPPFVNRGLKPQRRNRSGSVTSNDGPSPGVVGGVTPGGAGVVGPPNVDRALKPTPVARKKYDVHLDEGSSPGALVLCAPPGGRRNSAVANKSTTVVANKSTMLPTTTAVGNKSAVLPTSTAVGNKSVVLSTGTVVAIGDYGSLKVGGSRGGSGRAAPTPSPPVAGLMLHLLQPRRHSDTSEPDLRNSDHEMLQMYKQGDLWLSSNPHLIGSKRWDEIEYLDLDLNSADYSGTGTANRKAGPGMTSQVAPSTPFTPTVYKTVDFLKTEAFNRTRQSVEAERKHL; from the exons agatggagaagaagatggtTTGTACTGAGGCATTCTGGAGAGCTGCCTGGCCAGTATTTCCTCTACTACTATACGGACAGAAATTGTCGCAAATTGAAGGGCCAAATCGACTTGGACCAATGTGAACAG GTTGACGCCGGGCTAAGGTTTGAGAACAGAAAGCAGAAGTACCAGTACATGTTTGTGGTGAAGACCCCAAAACGCACCTATTACCTGGCCACTGAGACTGAGCTCGAGATGAACAAATGGGTCGACTGTATCTGCCAGGTGTGCGGACTCAGGGCTTTCCTCAACGAAGAGAATAACT GTTACGAATACGGCGGCCACGAGCAGGAGGACGAGCCGTCAATAGCCGAGGAGTCGAGTCAAAACGCAGAGTCTCCACCCGTCTCACCCACATCGACAGCCTCCGGGCCCTACATCCCGCTCAACGAGTGCTTCACGGGCAAACTGCCCCTCGCCAACGGTGATGAGTTCTACGACGCACCTCGCAAGCTCCAGCCGCCTCCCAACCTCGAACTGAGGGTGTCTGAATCCTCCACACCTCCACTACAATCCCCTGTAACCGATGCTGAAAGTGTGTTCACTGACGAGGAATGGGTGAACAACACTCAGATGAAACCTCCCGTCAACTGGAAGACATTCCCGAAACCTTCGGACAGTTCTTTGGAGGGAGATGTTGTGCCACGTTCGGCTACCCTAGCTACGGTTGCTAAACGGTTTACGAGGGTTCTGACCGAGGATGAAGTGGTGGGGGTTTTGCCGGTGGCACCTCCCCGGCCTCCTAAACCGTCCCATCTGTCTCCTCCGGACCCCAACGATCACAACTATCTGAACCTTGAGAACTGTGTGGAGGTGGGTGAACAGGTGGGGGGTGGGGTGACGGATGACATGTATGATTTCCCGCGCACCCACAACGTACAAGTGGACGGATCCCTGCAGAATGCGCCCGTGGCTCAGAAACGTAACTGTTACACTAATTACTCTACAAATAAATCCAATGGAGGAACTGTGTTCCGATATGATTTCGACCATCATCATCAACCGCAGAGTTTGGACGCATCGGAACCGGTATCGCCGAACGTGTCGGAGAGCTCGTCAACAGCGGCAGCCCAATATTCTAACCTGCCCTCCCCGTTGACTCCTTCACTACCTACGCCGCCCCCCGGGGGTGGGAATGGTGGATTTGTGGTGCCGCCTCCGTTTGTGAATCGTGGATTGAAACCGCAGCGACGGAATCGGTCGGGCTCGGTTACGTCCAACGATGGACCGTCGCCTGGGGTGGTTGGCGGTGTGACCCCTGGGGGGGCAGGGGTGGTGGGGCCCCCCAATGTGGACCGTGCCCTCAAACCGACACCAGTCGCTAGGAAGAAGTACGATGTGCATCTGGATGAGG gCTCAAGCCCCGGCGCCCTAGTACTATGCGCACCACCGGGCGGACGACGCAACAGTGCAGTTGCCAACAAATCGACTACAGTAGTTGCCAACAAATCGACAATGTTGCCAACAACCACAGCGGTTGGCAACAAATCAGCGGTGTTGCCAACAAGCACAGCAGTTGGCAACAAATCTGTGGTGTTGTCAACAGGCACAGTGGTTGCGATCGGCGATTATGGCTCGCTGAAGGTGGGGGGGAGCAGAGGGGGATCGGGGCGAGCGGCCCCCACCCCGTCACCGCCCGTAGCGGGGCTGATGCTGCACTTGCTTCAGCCTAGGCGGCACTCGGATACCTCTGAACCGGATTTGCGGAATAGTGATCATGAG ATGCTACAGATGTACAAACAAGGTGACCTTTGGCTTTCGAGCAACCCGCATCTGATTGGCTCAAAACGCTGGGACGAAATCGAGTATCTTGATTTGGATCTGAATTCGGCTGACTACAGCGGAACTGGAACAGCCAATAGGAAAGCGGGACCCGGAATGACGTCACAGGTTGCCCCGTCAACGCCTTTTACGCCCACTGTTTACAAAACGGTTGATTTCCTCAAAACGGAAGCGTTCAATCGCACTCGACAGTCTGTGGAGGCCGAACGGAA